One region of Mycobacterium riyadhense genomic DNA includes:
- a CDS encoding FAD-dependent oxidoreductase, with amino-acid sequence MVIGASIAGLCAARVLSEFFDQVTVFERDELPSTPANRATVPQDRHLHMLMARGANEFERLFPGLLKDMVAAGVPMLENRPDCIYLGAAGHVLGTGHTLRDEFTAYVPSRPHLEWQVRQRVADIDNVEIVRRAVAEPKFERARQRVTGVLLDPAVPGQDPELMPADLVIDAAGRGTRLPVWLAQWGYQRPEEDTVDIGVKYASQQFRIPEGLIPEKVVVNGASHDQSLGLGMLCYEDGTWVLTTFGVANVKPPQTFPEMLALADKLLPEHFTSALAQAEPIGEPSYHAFPASRWRRYHKLQRFPSGILPFGDAVASFNPTFGQGMTMTSLQAGHLRRALQTADGDLAREFNRATAKTTYPVWMMNAIGDITFHHAKADSIPRWWRPAGNLFDQFLGAAETEPVLAEWFLRRFSLLDSLYMVPPPRIIGRTMAHNMRLWLSEKRDRRRAAPA; translated from the coding sequence GTGGTTATCGGTGCCAGCATCGCCGGTTTGTGCGCCGCGCGGGTGCTCTCGGAGTTCTTCGACCAAGTGACGGTTTTCGAGCGCGACGAGCTGCCGAGCACACCGGCCAACCGCGCGACCGTACCCCAGGACAGGCATTTGCACATGCTGATGGCCCGCGGCGCCAACGAGTTCGAGCGCCTGTTCCCGGGCCTGCTCAAAGACATGGTGGCCGCGGGCGTGCCCATGCTGGAGAACCGGCCGGACTGCATTTACCTGGGCGCCGCGGGCCATGTCCTGGGAACCGGACACACGCTACGCGATGAGTTCACCGCCTACGTGCCGAGCCGCCCGCACCTCGAGTGGCAGGTGCGGCAACGCGTCGCAGACATCGACAATGTCGAGATCGTGCGGCGCGCCGTCGCCGAGCCGAAATTTGAGCGCGCGCGACAGCGGGTGACCGGTGTGCTGCTCGACCCCGCCGTACCTGGTCAAGACCCGGAACTAATGCCAGCAGACCTGGTGATCGACGCGGCGGGTCGCGGCACGCGGTTACCGGTGTGGTTGGCCCAGTGGGGATACCAGCGCCCCGAGGAAGACACGGTGGATATCGGCGTCAAGTACGCCTCACAGCAGTTCCGCATCCCGGAGGGTCTGATCCCGGAGAAGGTCGTGGTCAACGGCGCCTCACACGACCAGTCGCTGGGACTGGGCATGCTGTGTTATGAAGACGGCACCTGGGTCCTGACCACCTTCGGGGTGGCCAATGTCAAACCGCCACAGACTTTTCCGGAGATGCTCGCGCTGGCCGACAAGCTGCTGCCCGAACATTTCACCTCCGCGCTGGCCCAGGCCGAACCCATCGGCGAGCCGTCGTATCACGCCTTTCCGGCTAGCCGATGGCGCCGGTACCACAAGCTGCAACGCTTCCCGTCCGGGATCCTTCCGTTCGGGGATGCGGTCGCCAGCTTTAATCCCACCTTCGGGCAGGGCATGACAATGACGTCGCTGCAGGCCGGTCACCTGCGACGCGCGCTGCAAACAGCCGATGGCGACCTTGCCCGCGAATTCAATCGGGCCACCGCCAAGACCACCTATCCGGTGTGGATGATGAACGCCATCGGTGACATCACTTTTCACCACGCCAAGGCTGACTCCATACCCCGCTGGTGGCGGCCGGCAGGCAACTTGTTCGATCAGTTCCTGGGCGCCGCGGAAACCGAACCCGTTCTCGCCGAATGGTTTTTGCGTCGGTTCAGTCTTCTCGACAGCCTCTACATGGTGCCGCCACCGCGGATAATCGGCCGGACGATGGCGCACAATATGCGACTGTGGCTGTCAGAGAAGCGTGACCGCAGGCGGGCCGCCCCCGCTTAA
- a CDS encoding WhiB family transcriptional regulator, whose protein sequence is MGGAPHTTNMATPRPHLSLVPEVPTAFEAFEPEPEPVPSDQWQDRALCAQTDPEAFFPEKGGSTREAKKICLGCEVRHECLEYALAHDERFGIWGGLSERERRRLKRGII, encoded by the coding sequence ATGGGAGGCGCACCGCACACCACTAACATGGCAACGCCCCGACCGCATCTGAGCTTGGTTCCAGAGGTACCCACCGCATTCGAGGCATTCGAGCCCGAGCCCGAACCGGTGCCCAGCGACCAATGGCAGGACCGTGCGCTATGCGCGCAAACGGATCCCGAAGCGTTCTTCCCGGAAAAGGGTGGATCTACCCGCGAGGCCAAGAAGATCTGCCTGGGGTGCGAGGTCCGTCACGAATGCCTGGAATACGCCCTGGCCCATGACGAGCGCTTCGGCATCTGGGGCGGTCTCTCCGAGCGCGAGCGTCGCCGCCTCAAGCGCGGCATTATCTAA
- a CDS encoding metallopeptidase family protein, whose translation MRGPLLPPTVPGWRSRAERFDMAVLEAYEPIERRWHERVSELDVAVDEIPRIAAKDPDSVQWPPEVIADGPIALARLIPAGVDVRGNATRARIVLFRKPIERRAKDTVELGELLHEILVAQVAIYLDVDPAVIDPTIDD comes from the coding sequence CTGCGAGGTCCGTTGCTGCCGCCGACAGTGCCGGGATGGCGCAGCCGGGCCGAGCGGTTCGACATGGCGGTGCTGGAGGCTTACGAGCCCATCGAGCGGCGCTGGCACGAGCGGGTGTCGGAACTCGACGTCGCGGTCGACGAGATCCCCCGGATTGCGGCCAAGGATCCCGACAGCGTGCAGTGGCCCCCCGAGGTCATCGCCGACGGACCGATCGCGCTGGCCCGCTTGATCCCCGCCGGTGTGGATGTCCGGGGCAACGCCACGCGAGCGCGAATTGTCTTGTTCCGCAAGCCAATCGAACGACGAGCAAAGGACACCGTCGAACTCGGCGAATTGCTGCACGAAATACTGGTGGCTCAGGTGGCCATCTACTTGGACGTCGATCCTGCCGTCATCGACCCGACGATCGACGACTGA
- a CDS encoding NUDIX hydrolase: MSLRESVIAILTDWQAPDAAQDSVRHAVLAFVHGRADACRRECEPGHVTASTLVLDDSGRQVLLTLHPRLGRWVQLGGHCEEDDNDIVAAARREATEESGVADLRMTPQLVAVHVHPVTCSLGAPTRHLDLQFVAQAPAAAQIAVSDESVDLQWWPADALPPGTDDALSYLVAQATCRAT; this comes from the coding sequence GTGAGCCTGCGTGAGTCGGTGATCGCGATCCTCACCGACTGGCAAGCGCCCGACGCGGCGCAGGACTCGGTACGGCATGCCGTGCTGGCCTTCGTGCACGGCCGCGCCGATGCCTGCCGCCGCGAGTGCGAACCGGGTCATGTCACCGCGTCGACGCTGGTGCTCGACGACAGCGGCCGACAGGTGCTGTTGACCCTGCACCCGCGCCTTGGTCGTTGGGTGCAACTGGGTGGGCACTGCGAGGAGGACGACAACGACATCGTCGCCGCGGCACGGCGCGAAGCGACCGAGGAATCCGGGGTCGCGGACCTGCGGATGACGCCGCAATTGGTCGCGGTGCACGTTCATCCGGTCACCTGCTCCTTGGGTGCGCCGACGCGGCATCTGGATTTGCAGTTCGTGGCGCAAGCGCCTGCCGCGGCGCAGATCGCGGTCAGCGACGAGTCCGTGGACCTGCAATGGTGGCCGGCCGACGCGTTGCCGCCCGGCACCGATGACGCCTTGTCGTACTTGGTAGCCCAGGCGACGTGCCGCGCGACCTAG
- the cofD gene encoding 2-phospho-L-lactate transferase, with protein MKVTVLVGGVGGARFLLGVQQLLGLGQFATPDGALQDAGHELTAVVNIGDDAWIHGLRVCPDLDTCMYTLGGGVDPERGWGHRDETWHAKEELARYGMQPDWFGLGDRDLATHLVRTQMLRAGYPLSQVTAALCDRWQPGARLLPASDDRCETHVVVTDPVDDAPRAIHFQEWWVRYRAQLPTHSFAFVGAEKASAATEAVAAIGEADIIMLAPSNPVVSIGAILAVPGIRGALRSATAPIVGYSPIIGGKPLRGMADACLAVIGVDSTAEAVGRHYGGRRTTGILDFWLVHDGDHAEIDDVMVASAPLLMNDPKATAEMVRAGLDLAGVTPVGDDAERSDAEERRQ; from the coding sequence GTGAAGGTCACTGTTCTGGTGGGTGGAGTCGGCGGTGCCCGCTTCCTCCTGGGAGTGCAGCAGCTGCTGGGCCTTGGCCAGTTTGCCACACCCGACGGTGCCCTCCAGGACGCGGGCCACGAGCTAACCGCCGTCGTCAACATCGGCGACGACGCCTGGATCCACGGACTGCGCGTCTGCCCGGATCTGGACACGTGCATGTACACACTGGGCGGCGGCGTCGACCCGGAGCGCGGTTGGGGCCATCGTGACGAAACATGGCACGCCAAAGAGGAACTCGCGCGCTACGGCATGCAGCCCGATTGGTTTGGACTCGGCGACCGCGATCTGGCCACCCATCTGGTGCGCACCCAGATGCTGCGGGCAGGCTATCCGCTGTCGCAAGTCACCGCGGCCTTGTGCGACCGTTGGCAACCGGGTGCACGGTTGCTGCCCGCGAGCGACGACCGGTGCGAAACCCACGTGGTGGTAACCGATCCAGTGGACGACGCCCCCCGGGCGATCCATTTCCAGGAGTGGTGGGTGCGCTACCGCGCCCAGTTACCGACCCACAGCTTCGCCTTCGTCGGGGCCGAAAAGGCCAGCGCCGCAACGGAAGCGGTGGCAGCCATCGGCGAAGCGGACATCATCATGCTGGCACCGTCGAATCCCGTGGTCAGCATCGGCGCGATCCTGGCGGTCCCCGGTATCCGCGGGGCGTTGCGGTCGGCCACCGCTCCGATCGTGGGCTACTCGCCGATCATCGGCGGAAAGCCGTTGCGCGGCATGGCTGATGCATGCCTGGCAGTCATCGGGGTGGATTCCACCGCGGAAGCGGTAGGCCGGCATTACGGCGGGCGCCGCACCACCGGGATACTGGATTTCTGGTTGGTACACGACGGCGATCACGCCGAAATCGACGACGTCATGGTGGCATCGGCACCGCTGCTGATGAACGACCCGAAGGCGACGGCGGAGATGGTCCGGGCTGGCTTGGACCTTGCGGGCGTGACCCCCGTCGGCGACGATGCAGAGCGTAGCGATGCTGAGGAGCGGCGCCAATGA
- a CDS encoding coenzyme F420-0:L-glutamate ligase, whose translation MSRVTDHGTATRIEMLPITGLPEFRPGDDLGGAVAAAAPWLRNGDVVVVTSKVVSKCEGRLVPAPENDEARDGLRRKLVEQESVRVLARKGRTLITENRLGLVQAAAGVDGSNVDRSELALLPVDPDASAAALRAGLQERLGVTVAVIITDTMGRAWRNGQIDAAVGAAGLAVLHNYSGAVDRYGNELVVTEIAVADEIAAAADLVKGKLNGMPVAVVRGLSVPDDGSTARQLLRPGAEDLFWLGADEAIELGRQQAQLLRRSVRWFSAQPVPPDLVEAAVAEALTAPAPHHTRPVRFVWLHSRATRDRLLDRMKDKWRHDLAGDGRPADSIERRVARGQILYDAPEVVIPLMVPDGAHTYPDTARTDAEHTMFTVAAGAAVQALLVALAVRGLGSCWIGSTIFAADLVREELDLPVDWEPLGAIAIGYAQEPAGLRDPVPLTDLLILK comes from the coding sequence ATGAGCCGCGTGACCGACCACGGTACCGCGACGAGGATCGAGATGCTGCCCATCACCGGGCTTCCCGAATTCCGTCCGGGCGACGACCTGGGCGGCGCGGTCGCCGCCGCGGCGCCGTGGCTGCGTAACGGCGACGTGGTGGTCGTCACCAGCAAGGTGGTGTCCAAGTGCGAGGGCCGGCTGGTCCCGGCTCCCGAGAATGACGAGGCGCGAGACGGACTGCGCCGCAAGCTGGTCGAGCAAGAGTCGGTGCGGGTGCTGGCGCGCAAGGGGCGGACGCTGATCACCGAGAACCGGCTCGGGCTGGTTCAGGCCGCCGCCGGTGTTGACGGATCCAACGTCGACCGCTCCGAACTGGCGCTGCTGCCAGTCGATCCCGACGCCAGTGCCGCGGCCCTGCGGGCCGGGCTACAGGAGCGACTCGGCGTCACCGTCGCCGTAATCATCACCGACACCATGGGCCGCGCGTGGCGCAACGGCCAGATCGACGCCGCTGTCGGTGCCGCCGGTCTGGCTGTGCTGCACAACTATTCGGGTGCCGTCGACCGATACGGCAACGAGTTGGTGGTGACCGAGATCGCGGTCGCCGACGAGATCGCGGCCGCGGCCGACCTGGTCAAGGGCAAACTGAACGGCATGCCAGTGGCCGTGGTGCGCGGTCTATCCGTGCCCGATGACGGTTCGACGGCCCGGCAACTGCTGCGACCGGGCGCTGAAGACCTGTTCTGGCTCGGCGCCGACGAGGCCATCGAGCTGGGGCGTCAGCAGGCTCAATTGTTGCGCAGGTCGGTGCGCTGGTTCAGCGCCCAACCGGTGCCACCGGACCTGGTGGAGGCCGCCGTCGCCGAAGCCCTCACCGCGCCGGCTCCGCACCACACCCGGCCGGTGCGGTTCGTGTGGCTGCACAGTCGCGCCACCCGCGACCGGCTGCTCGACCGGATGAAAGACAAGTGGCGGCACGACCTTGCCGGCGACGGCAGACCCGCCGACTCCATCGAACGCCGGGTGGCGCGCGGCCAGATCCTCTACGACGCACCCGAAGTCGTCATCCCGCTGATGGTCCCGGACGGCGCACACACCTACCCCGACACCGCTCGCACCGACGCCGAGCACACCATGTTCACCGTCGCGGCCGGCGCCGCCGTGCAAGCCCTGCTGGTCGCGCTGGCGGTGCGCGGGCTGGGCAGTTGCTGGATCGGGTCGACGATCTTTGCCGCCGACCTGGTACGCGAAGAGCTGGACCTGCCTGTCGACTGGGAGCCGTTGGGCGCCATCGCGATCGGCTATGCGCAGGAGCCAGCCGGGTTACGCGACCCGGTCCCGCTCACCGACTTGCTGATCCTGAAGTGA
- a CDS encoding TobH protein: MNATQAIDLEDAKGLIGADREAMLRAASTAGAQVRAIAAAADEGELDSLRGDDRAHTVIWVAGRGPAETAGAVLAATFGAAAATPIVLAAEAPPWIGALDVLIVAGDDPGDPALVTAAATGVRRGARVVVVAPYEGPLRDSTAGRVAVLEPRVWVPDEFGLCRYLAAGLAVLKTLEPRLRIDLASLADEVDAEVLRNSASREVFTNPAKTIAARVSGCRVALAGDSAATLALARHGSSILLRVGDQVAAATGLADAVVALRTPALDAGYAGEALFHDDDIDGPLLQRLRVLVLTLAHERTVVAARVAGLNDAYLIEAEDVPEVADGPASSPVPRGVGRAEQQLAVLAVRLEMAAVYLRLVRG; this comes from the coding sequence GTGAACGCCACCCAGGCCATTGATCTCGAGGACGCCAAGGGCTTGATCGGTGCCGACCGGGAGGCCATGTTGCGGGCCGCTTCGACGGCCGGCGCGCAGGTGCGTGCCATCGCCGCCGCGGCCGACGAAGGCGAACTTGACTCGCTTCGTGGCGACGACCGTGCACACACGGTGATCTGGGTCGCCGGACGAGGCCCCGCCGAGACCGCTGGGGCGGTGCTGGCCGCGACGTTCGGTGCGGCGGCCGCCACACCGATCGTGCTCGCCGCCGAGGCGCCGCCGTGGATCGGGGCGCTGGATGTGCTGATCGTTGCCGGGGACGATCCTGGTGATCCTGCCCTGGTCACCGCGGCCGCGACGGGAGTGCGCCGGGGCGCTCGGGTGGTCGTGGTGGCACCGTATGAGGGCCCGCTGCGCGATTCCACGGCCGGCCGCGTCGCGGTGCTGGAACCGCGGGTGTGGGTCCCCGATGAGTTTGGGTTGTGCCGCTACCTGGCTGCGGGGCTGGCCGTTTTGAAAACCCTGGAGCCCAGGCTGCGCATCGACCTGGCATCGCTAGCCGATGAGGTGGATGCCGAGGTGCTGCGCAACAGTGCCAGCCGGGAAGTGTTCACCAATCCGGCCAAGACAATTGCCGCGCGGGTGTCCGGGTGCCGGGTGGCCCTGGCCGGCGACAGCGCCGCGACGCTGGCGCTGGCGCGCCATGGCAGTTCGATTCTGCTTCGGGTGGGAGACCAGGTCGCGGCCGCCACCGGACTGGCGGATGCTGTGGTGGCGCTGCGGACCCCCGCGCTCGATGCCGGGTATGCGGGAGAGGCCCTGTTTCACGACGACGACATCGACGGGCCGCTGCTCCAGCGACTTCGGGTGCTGGTGCTGACCCTTGCTCACGAGCGGACGGTAGTCGCCGCTCGGGTGGCCGGGCTCAACGACGCCTACCTGATCGAGGCGGAAGATGTGCCGGAGGTGGCCGACGGCCCGGCTTCGTCTCCCGTGCCGCGGGGCGTCGGGCGCGCCGAGCAGCAACTCGCGGTACTGGCCGTTCGGCTGGAAATGGCCGCGGTTTACTTGCGACTGGTGCGGGGATAG
- a CDS encoding phosphomannomutase/phosphoglucomutase, which yields MSWPAAAVQRVIKAYDVRGLVGEEIDESLVTDVGAVFARLMRAEGAQQVVVGHDMRDSSPSLSAAFAAGVTAQGLDVVRIGLASTDQLYFASGLLDCPGAMFTASHNPAAYNGIKLCRAGAKPVGKDTGLTAISDDLIAGVPAGDVPPGTVTDQDVLADYGAFLRSLVNTSGLRPLRVAVDAGNGMAGHTAPAVLGAIDSITLLPLYFELDGSFPNHEANPLDPANLLDLQAYVRATGADIGLAFDGDADRCFVVDERGQPVSPSTVTGLVAARELQREIGATVIHNVITSRAVPELVIEHGGTPLRSRVGHSYIKALMADTGAIFGGEHSAHYYFRDFWGADSGMLAALYVLAALGEQDGPPRPLSELTADYQRYESSGEINFKVADAATCVDAVLKSFGSRIQAIDHLDGVTVDLGHDSWFNLRSSNTEPLLRLNVEGRSVEDVEAVVQHVSAEIAAHAVANEAGP from the coding sequence ATGTCTTGGCCCGCCGCGGCTGTCCAACGTGTTATCAAGGCCTACGACGTGCGCGGGTTGGTCGGCGAAGAGATCGACGAGTCACTGGTCACCGATGTGGGCGCCGTGTTCGCGCGGCTGATGCGTGCTGAAGGTGCGCAGCAGGTGGTCGTCGGGCACGACATGCGCGACAGTTCACCGTCGCTGTCCGCGGCATTCGCGGCCGGGGTGACCGCCCAGGGTCTCGACGTGGTGCGAATCGGATTGGCGTCCACCGATCAGCTTTATTTCGCCTCGGGGCTGCTGGATTGCCCCGGCGCGATGTTCACCGCCAGCCACAACCCAGCGGCCTACAACGGCATCAAGTTGTGCCGGGCCGGGGCCAAACCGGTCGGCAAGGATACCGGCCTGACCGCGATCAGCGACGACCTGATCGCCGGTGTTCCCGCGGGCGACGTGCCACCGGGAACGGTCACCGACCAAGACGTGCTTGCCGACTACGGGGCGTTCCTGCGCTCGCTGGTCAACACCTCCGGGTTGCGCCCGTTGCGGGTGGCTGTGGACGCCGGCAACGGCATGGCCGGCCACACCGCGCCGGCCGTATTGGGCGCGATCGACTCGATTACGTTGTTGCCCTTGTACTTTGAGTTGGATGGATCGTTTCCCAATCACGAGGCCAACCCGCTGGACCCGGCGAACCTGCTGGATCTGCAAGCCTATGTGCGCGCCACCGGTGCCGATATCGGGTTGGCGTTCGACGGGGATGCCGACCGGTGCTTCGTGGTCGACGAACGCGGCCAGCCGGTCTCGCCATCGACGGTCACCGGCTTGGTGGCAGCGCGTGAGCTGCAGCGGGAGATCGGCGCTACCGTGATCCACAACGTGATCACGTCGCGCGCGGTGCCGGAGCTGGTCATCGAGCACGGCGGCACACCATTGCGTTCGCGGGTCGGACACTCCTACATCAAGGCACTGATGGCTGACACCGGCGCGATTTTTGGCGGTGAGCACTCGGCGCACTACTACTTCCGTGATTTCTGGGGCGCCGATTCCGGAATGCTGGCCGCACTGTATGTGTTGGCCGCCCTTGGCGAACAGGATGGACCCCCAAGGCCACTGTCGGAGCTGACCGCCGATTATCAACGCTACGAATCGTCGGGCGAGATCAACTTCAAGGTGGCTGACGCGGCGACCTGTGTGGACGCCGTGCTGAAATCATTCGGCAGTCGGATTCAGGCGATCGATCATCTGGACGGGGTGACGGTGGACCTGGGTCATGACAGCTGGTTCAATCTGCGCAGCTCCAACACCGAGCCGTTGCTGCGGCTTAATGTGGAGGGACGCAGTGTCGAGGATGTCGAGGCGGTGGTCCAGCACGTCAGCGCCGAAATTGCTGCCCACGCAGTTGCCAACGAGGCGGGACCGTGA
- a CDS encoding IS110 family transposase codes for MLFVGDDWAQDHHDVYLMDEAGARLAATRLPEGLTGIGQFHELLAEHADDPGEVIIGIETDRGMWVGALVAAGYQVYAVNPRSVARYRDRHGVSGAKSDAADAKLLADLVRTDRHNHRPLSANSSQADAIQVLARAHQGLIWTRARQSATLRANLLQYYPAALEALPSLGDRDRDRDALAVLGRAPTPTQGARLSLSKIGSALKAGGRQRNIDERARQIQAALRTEQLAAPEAVTQACGAITSATVNVLIELTDQISQLETTLAEHCEKHPDADIYRSLPGLGVILSARVLGEFGDAPNRYTTAKSRKNYAGTSPLTVASGRQKLVRARYVRNDRLYDAIDRWAFAALQCSPGVRAYYDQHRAAGDTHHQALRALGNRLVGILHGCLRHQTLYNEDTAWAHRQLTAA; via the coding sequence ATGTTGTTTGTTGGCGATGACTGGGCCCAAGACCATCACGACGTGTATCTGATGGACGAGGCTGGCGCACGTTTGGCCGCAACGCGATTACCTGAGGGGTTGACCGGGATCGGGCAGTTCCACGAGTTGCTCGCCGAGCATGCCGACGATCCCGGCGAGGTGATCATCGGGATCGAGACCGACCGCGGCATGTGGGTGGGTGCGCTGGTCGCGGCCGGTTATCAGGTGTACGCGGTCAATCCGAGGTCGGTGGCCCGGTACCGGGACCGCCATGGGGTTTCGGGCGCGAAATCCGACGCCGCTGATGCGAAGTTACTGGCCGATCTGGTCCGCACCGACCGCCACAACCACCGCCCACTCAGCGCCAATAGTTCGCAGGCCGACGCGATCCAGGTGCTGGCCCGTGCCCATCAGGGCCTGATCTGGACGCGGGCGCGCCAGTCGGCCACACTGCGCGCCAACTTGTTGCAGTACTATCCGGCGGCCCTAGAAGCGTTGCCCAGTCTGGGCGACCGGGATCGCGACCGCGACGCGCTGGCAGTGCTGGGCCGAGCTCCCACCCCCACACAAGGTGCCCGGTTGAGTCTTAGCAAAATCGGATCGGCGCTTAAAGCCGGTGGGCGCCAACGCAACATCGACGAACGCGCTCGCCAGATCCAAGCGGCCCTGCGCACCGAGCAACTGGCCGCCCCCGAGGCCGTCACACAGGCCTGCGGCGCCATCACCAGCGCCACCGTCAACGTGCTGATCGAACTCACCGATCAGATCAGCCAGTTGGAAACCACGCTGGCTGAGCATTGTGAAAAGCACCCGGACGCCGACATCTACCGCTCCCTGCCAGGACTTGGTGTCATCCTCAGCGCCCGGGTGCTCGGTGAGTTCGGGGACGCCCCGAACCGCTACACCACCGCCAAGTCTCGCAAAAACTACGCCGGCACATCACCGTTGACCGTCGCGTCGGGAAGACAAAAACTCGTGCGGGCCCGCTACGTCCGCAACGACCGCCTCTACGACGCCATCGACCGCTGGGCGTTCGCCGCCCTGCAATGCAGTCCCGGTGTGCGCGCCTACTACGACCAACACCGCGCCGCCGGCGACACCCACCACCAAGCCCTACGGGCCTTGGGTAACCGCCTCGTGGGCATCCTGCACGGTTGTCTACGTCACCAAACCCTCTACAACGAAGACACCGCCTGGGCCCACCGACAACTCACCGCCGCTTGA
- a CDS encoding DUF3499 domain-containing protein, producing MNVPRRCCRPGCPHYAVATLTFVYSDSTAVVGPLATAREPHSWDLCVGHAGRITAPRGWELVRHAGPLPTHPDEDDLVALADAVREGGPGAGELSYSGTRAAATGVPLNGFAPQAGAAPTEAQLHATAPTGSLLAPPERSGRRRGHLRVLPDPSD from the coding sequence GTGAACGTACCCCGTCGCTGCTGCCGGCCCGGGTGTCCGCACTACGCAGTGGCAACGTTGACGTTCGTCTACTCGGACTCCACCGCGGTGGTCGGTCCGCTCGCTACCGCGCGGGAACCGCACTCCTGGGATCTCTGCGTCGGCCATGCCGGCCGTATCACCGCACCACGCGGGTGGGAACTCGTGCGCCATGCCGGGCCACTGCCTACGCATCCCGACGAGGACGACCTGGTCGCGCTGGCCGACGCGGTGCGGGAAGGTGGCCCGGGCGCTGGGGAGCTGTCCTACTCGGGAACCCGCGCGGCTGCGACGGGCGTGCCGCTCAACGGCTTTGCGCCGCAAGCGGGGGCCGCTCCGACCGAAGCGCAGCTGCATGCCACCGCGCCAACCGGTAGCCTGCTCGCCCCGCCCGAGCGCTCTGGCCGCCGGCGCGGACATCTGCGGGTGTTGCCCGATCCTTCGGATTAA
- the manA gene encoding mannose-6-phosphate isomerase, class I, translating into MELLRGALRTYAWGSRTAIAEFTRRPVPAAHPEAELWFGAHPGDPAWLETDHGEISLLQALTDDPEGQLGAGSRARFGDVLPFLVKVLAADEPLSLQAHPSAEQAVEGYLREERLGIPISAPVRNYRDTSHKPELLVALQPFEALAGFRQAARTAKLLQALAVSDLDPFIDLLSDQSDADGLRALFTTWITAPQPDIDVLVPAVLEGAIQYISSGATEFAAEAKTVLELGERYPGDAGVLAALLLNRISLAPSEAIFLPAGNLHAYLRGVGVEVMANSDNVLRGGLTPKHVDVPELLRVLDFTPTPEAQLRPPIRREGMGLIYETPTEEFAVALLVIDGEHLGHEVDASSRHDGPQILLCAEGSTTVHGKSGSLTLDRGMAAWVGADDGPIRLVAREPTKLFRATLGL; encoded by the coding sequence GTGGAACTGCTACGCGGAGCGTTACGGACGTACGCTTGGGGATCGCGCACCGCCATCGCCGAATTCACTCGGCGGCCGGTCCCGGCCGCTCACCCTGAGGCCGAACTCTGGTTCGGCGCACACCCAGGCGACCCGGCGTGGCTGGAAACCGACCATGGCGAAATCTCCCTGCTGCAAGCGCTGACTGACGATCCGGAGGGACAGCTCGGCGCGGGGTCGCGCGCCCGGTTCGGTGATGTGCTCCCGTTCTTGGTCAAGGTGCTGGCGGCCGACGAACCGCTGTCGCTGCAGGCCCATCCCAGCGCAGAGCAGGCCGTGGAGGGCTACCTGCGCGAAGAGCGACTGGGCATTCCGATCTCCGCACCCGTCCGCAACTATCGCGACACCAGTCACAAGCCTGAGCTGTTGGTCGCGCTGCAGCCCTTCGAGGCGCTGGCGGGCTTTCGTCAGGCGGCTCGTACCGCCAAGCTGCTGCAGGCGCTCGCCGTGTCCGATCTCGATCCGTTCATCGATCTGCTGAGCGACCAGTCCGACGCCGATGGTCTGCGTGCCCTGTTCACCACCTGGATCACCGCACCTCAGCCCGACATCGACGTGCTGGTGCCCGCCGTCCTCGAGGGTGCCATCCAGTACATCAGCTCGGGCGCTACGGAATTCGCGGCCGAAGCCAAGACGGTGCTGGAACTCGGCGAACGCTATCCGGGCGACGCCGGCGTGCTGGCGGCATTGTTGCTCAACCGGATCAGCCTGGCCCCCAGCGAGGCAATCTTCTTGCCGGCGGGCAACTTGCATGCCTATCTGCGGGGTGTCGGCGTGGAGGTTATGGCCAACTCCGACAACGTGTTACGCGGCGGTCTCACGCCCAAGCACGTCGATGTGCCCGAGTTGTTGCGAGTGCTGGACTTCACCCCCACCCCCGAGGCCCAGCTGCGGCCGCCGATCCGCCGCGAGGGGATGGGGCTGATCTATGAGACCCCGACGGAAGAGTTCGCGGTCGCGCTGCTGGTAATCGACGGCGAGCATCTCGGCCATGAGGTCGACGCGTCGTCGCGCCATGACGGGCCCCAGATCTTGTTGTGCGCTGAGGGTTCGACGACCGTCCACGGGAAATCCGGTTCGCTCACGCTGGACCGCGGTATGGCGGCCTGGGTGGGCGCCGACGACGGTCCGATCCGGCTGGTCGCGCGCGAACCCACCAAGTTGTTCAGGGCGACTCTCGGGCTTTAA